In the Chloroflexota bacterium genome, GATATGAAAAACATGATGAAATGGGCTGCGATTGTGCTCGGCGTACTGTTCGGTTTGGCTTTGCTGGCGGGCCTGGCGTTATATCCGATCGGCATGGAAAAACTCACCCGGCTTTATCCGGACATCCCGGTCGAGGCGGCCAAGATTCCCGGCGACCCCGATGCCGTCGCCCGCGGCAGGCACGTGGCCACGATCTGGGCGTGTACCACGTGCCACGGCGCAAATATGAACGGCATGGTGCTCGTTGACGATCCGATCGAGGGCACGATTGTGGCCTCCAACCTGACTTCCGGCAAAGGGGGTGTTGCCGGGTCATACACCAACACCGACTGGGTGCGCGCCATTCGCCATGGCGTCAAGCCAAACGCCCGGGCCGAAGTCTTGATGTATGACTACTCCACCATGAGCGAACAGGATCTGGGTGACCTGATTGCCTACATGAAACAACTCTCGCCGGTCGATTCGGACCATCCGGCGACGCGTGTTGGACCGATAGCTGCCATCGCGCCGGTGGTTGGACTGTCTACCGTAACGGCAGAAACGATCGATCATCGCGCGCCGCGTCCGGCGGACCCGGCGCCGGGCGCCACGAAAGAATATGGCCGGTATCTCGCCGCAATTTGCGTCGCATGCCATGGCTCGTACGCCGCCCGCAAACTGGACGGTTGGAAACAGGACGATTTCATCCGCGCATTCCGCACCGGCGTTG is a window encoding:
- a CDS encoding c-type cytochrome, whose product is MKNMMKWAAIVLGVLFGLALLAGLALYPIGMEKLTRLYPDIPVEAAKIPGDPDAVARGRHVATIWACTTCHGANMNGMVLVDDPIEGTIVASNLTSGKGGVAGSYTNTDWVRAIRHGVKPNARAEVLMYDYSTMSEQDLGDLIAYMKQLSPVDSDHPATRVGPIAAIAPVVGLSTVTAETIDHRAPRPADPAPGATKEYGRYLAAICVACHGSYAARKLDGWKQDDFIRAFRTGVAPNGKRLGPTMSSKTFSEMTDMELSALWLYLRGVPPLTLQK